One Setaria viridis chromosome 5, Setaria_viridis_v4.0, whole genome shotgun sequence genomic region harbors:
- the LOC117859168 gene encoding uncharacterized protein encodes MSLQIPARSGALRRLLLLGGVGGLPRLYSTGDRRRRVIREAQKDEEDEAFLRTLNFGADPENNPLPPPPRRGRGGPDASASAGRQPQPQQERPERSAQKAVGETLLEKLKLGDGPSGAAATGAGAERKQPEDEPAPAQPVDVDEIFRKMKETGLIPNAVSMLDGLCKNGLVQDAMKLFGLMREKGAIPEVVIYTAVVEAFCKVAKLDDAVRIFRKMQGNGVIPNAFSYWLLIQGLYKGGRLDDAIGFCVEMFEAGLAPNAETFVGLVDAVCKKKGVDEGEKLVRSFQDRNFAIDEKSIREHLDKKGPFSPVVWEVIFGKRKSGRPF; translated from the coding sequence ATGAGCCTGCAGATTCCGGCGAGATCGggcgccctccgccgcctccttctcctGGGCGGCGTGGGGGGGCTCCCGCGCCTCTACTCCAcgggcgaccgccgccgccgggtgatCCGCGAGGCGCAGAAGGACGAGGAGGATGAAGCGTTCCTCCGCACCCTCAACTTCGGCGCCGACCCCGAGAAcaaccccctcccccccccgcCGAGGCGTGGCAGGGGAGGCCCCGACGCCTCTGCTTCCGCTGGTaggcagccgcagccgcagcaggagCGACCCGAGCGGAGCGCGCAGAaggccgtcggcgagacgctgCTGGAGAAGCTGAAGCTGGGCGATGGCCCCTCTGGCGCCGCCGCTACGGGAGCCGGGGCCGAGCGGAAGCAGCCTGAGGatgagccggcgccggcgcagccggTGGACGTGGACGAGATCTTCCGGAAGATGAAGGAGACCGGGCTTATCCCCAACGCCGTCTCGATGCTCGACGGGCTGTGCAAGAACGGGTTGGTGCAGGACGCCATGAAGCTGTTCGGCTTAATGCGGGAAAAGGGCGCCATCCCGGAGGTCGTCATCTACACCGCTGTCGTTGAGGCCTTCTGCAAGGTGGCCAAGCTCGACGACGCCGTGAGGATCTTCAGGAAGATGCAGGGGAATGGAGTCATCCCGAATGCATTCAGCTACTGGCTCCTGATACAAGGTCTGTACAAGGGGGGCAGGCTGGATGATGCGATTGGGTTCTGTGTGGAGATGTTCGAGGCTGGGCTTGCCCCGAATGCTGAGACGTTTGTGGGCTTGGTTGATGCGGTGTGCAAGAAGAAGGGGGTGGATGAGGGTGAGAAGCTTGTGAGGAGCTTCCAGGATAGGAATTTTGCTATTGATGAGAAGTCCATCAGGGAGCACCTAGACAAGAAAGGCCCGTTCTCACCAGTGGTGTGGGAGGTGATCTTTGGGAAGAGGAAATCAGGTCGACCTTTCTGA